A genomic segment from Bacillaceae bacterium S4-13-56 encodes:
- the treC gene encoding alpha,alpha-phosphotrehalase, which yields MSEAWWKKATVYQIYPKSFNDTTGNGVGDIPGIIEKLDYLKELGIDVIWLTPVYQSPQKDNGYDISDYYSIEPMYGTMDDFERLLDETHKRGMKLIMDLVINHTSTEHEWFKQSAFSKTNSYRDFYIWKDPVDGHEPTNWESKFGGSAWKYDENSGQYYLHLFDVTQADLNWENPEVREKLVEMIRFWAEKGIDGFRLDVINLISKDQRFPNDESGDGRKFYTDGPRVHEYLHEMNQAAFSPHDMMTVGEMSSTTLENCILYTNPERKELDMTFQFHHLKVDYPNGEKWTKAPFDFIELKRILSHWQVGMYKGGGWNALFWCNHDQPRVVSRFGDEEKYHKESAKMLATTIHMMQGTPYVYQGEEIGMTNPGFTSIDQYRDVESLNAYEILKQKGKSDKEIIEILQQKSRDNARTPMQWSDGKNGGFTNGTPWIELAGNYKEINAEKVVKYPYSIFSHYQKLIELRKKYDIITYGDYELLLEDHPQIFAYTRKWENERLIVVNNFYAEEVTVKLPINGLKVLISNYEDSPKETDEIKLRAYESVVYWGQEHPEGQEPW from the coding sequence ATGAGTGAGGCATGGTGGAAAAAGGCAACCGTGTATCAGATTTATCCCAAGAGCTTTAATGATACGACTGGTAATGGGGTTGGAGATATCCCGGGAATAATTGAGAAGCTGGACTATTTAAAAGAATTGGGAATAGATGTGATTTGGTTAACACCTGTTTATCAATCTCCACAAAAGGACAATGGCTATGATATTAGTGATTATTATTCCATTGAACCAATGTATGGGACCATGGATGATTTTGAAAGGTTATTGGATGAGACCCATAAAAGAGGTATGAAATTAATTATGGATTTAGTTATTAATCATACCTCTACGGAGCATGAATGGTTTAAACAATCGGCTTTCTCTAAAACGAATTCCTATCGTGATTTTTATATTTGGAAGGATCCTGTAGATGGACATGAGCCAACCAACTGGGAATCGAAATTTGGTGGTTCAGCCTGGAAGTATGATGAGAATTCGGGCCAATACTATCTCCACTTATTTGATGTAACACAAGCAGATCTTAATTGGGAAAATCCAGAGGTTAGAGAAAAATTAGTGGAAATGATTCGATTCTGGGCTGAAAAAGGAATTGATGGATTTAGACTTGATGTCATTAACCTCATCTCAAAGGATCAACGTTTTCCAAATGATGAGAGTGGAGATGGCCGAAAGTTTTACACTGATGGTCCAAGAGTCCATGAGTATTTGCATGAAATGAATCAAGCAGCTTTTTCACCGCACGACATGATGACAGTTGGGGAAATGTCTTCAACTACATTAGAAAATTGTATCCTTTACACCAATCCAGAACGCAAAGAATTGGACATGACTTTCCAATTTCATCATTTGAAAGTCGATTACCCTAACGGGGAAAAGTGGACAAAGGCGCCATTTGATTTTATTGAATTGAAAAGAATCTTATCTCATTGGCAAGTTGGAATGTATAAAGGTGGGGGATGGAATGCCCTCTTTTGGTGTAATCACGATCAGCCTCGCGTAGTGTCTCGGTTTGGTGACGAAGAAAAATATCATAAAGAATCTGCAAAAATGCTAGCAACTACCATTCATATGATGCAAGGCACTCCATATGTTTATCAAGGAGAAGAAATCGGGATGACGAACCCTGGTTTTACTTCCATTGACCAGTATAGAGATGTGGAATCATTGAATGCTTATGAGATATTGAAGCAGAAAGGGAAATCTGACAAGGAAATAATAGAGATTTTACAGCAAAAGTCTAGGGATAACGCCAGAACCCCGATGCAATGGTCCGATGGGAAAAATGGTGGATTTACGAATGGCACTCCTTGGATTGAACTCGCGGGTAATTATAAGGAGATTAACGCTGAAAAAGTAGTGAAGTATCCTTACTCGATTTTTAGTCACTATCAAAAACTCATTGAACTACGTAAAAAATATGACATCATCACCTATGGAGATTATGAATTGCTTTTAGAAGACCACCCTCAAATCTTTGCTTATACAAGAAAGTGGGAAAATGAGCGGTTGATCGTAGTTAACAATTTCTATGCGGAGGAAGTTACTGTGAAATTACCGATAAATGGACTAAAGGTTTTGATCTCTAACTACGAGGATTCTCCAAAAGAGACAGATGAGATAAAGTTAAGGGCTTATGAATCTGTGGTTTATTGGGGACAGGAACACCCGGAGGGACAGGAACCATGGTAA